A stretch of Chloracidobacterium validum DNA encodes these proteins:
- a CDS encoding flagellar hook-length control protein FliK, with amino-acid sequence MKVNPSATPAASSQVKTKPAAQQARSQDFDALLNLPDDLTDADAQASDASAAAAMSPLGGYGAADVSADGRDAEQTRQPTDDPPPPLTAAEEAAQAAMLPGNRELRPEATSDVTPRRILHVVDMEKIVATVRTQTFSGNEAQATIQLSHSILDGLSIKLQTDARGRVSAEITATTEAAKRIVDAHARELNDLLRMRGLDVTSFSTKLAEGDAGTAAGDEGGASPQSSGGRRAFADFATEAVEPEPKASAADGEGIYTA; translated from the coding sequence ATGAAAGTCAATCCATCGGCAACGCCGGCGGCGTCATCCCAAGTGAAAACCAAACCGGCCGCACAACAGGCGCGGTCCCAGGATTTCGATGCCTTGCTGAACCTGCCGGATGACCTCACCGACGCCGATGCGCAAGCCTCGGATGCGTCGGCTGCGGCGGCCATGTCTCCTCTTGGCGGATACGGCGCAGCCGACGTGAGCGCCGACGGACGTGACGCCGAACAGACCAGGCAGCCAACCGATGATCCACCGCCGCCGCTGACGGCCGCGGAAGAGGCAGCCCAGGCGGCCATGCTGCCGGGCAATCGGGAACTGCGCCCCGAAGCCACTTCCGACGTGACGCCGCGCCGCATCCTGCACGTCGTGGACATGGAAAAAATCGTCGCCACGGTCCGTACGCAAACCTTTTCCGGGAATGAAGCCCAGGCCACGATTCAGCTTAGTCATTCAATCCTCGACGGACTGAGCATCAAGCTGCAAACCGACGCCCGTGGGCGCGTCTCGGCGGAAATCACGGCGACGACCGAAGCCGCCAAGCGCATCGTGGATGCCCACGCCCGCGAACTCAACGACCTGCTGCGCATGCGCGGCCTCGATGTCACGTCCTTCTCGACGAAACTGGCCGAAGGTGACGCGGGGACGGCCGCCGGTGACGAAGGCGGCGCATCGCCGCAATCGTCGGGGGGACGGAGGGCCTTTGCCGACTTCGCCACGGAAGCGGTCGAACCGGAACCGAAGGCATCGGCGGCGGATGGCGAGGGCATCTACACGGCCTAG
- the trpA gene encoding tryptophan synthase subunit alpha produces MNRYDVRFAGLREANRKAFIPFTVLGFPDRARCLTSIERMLAGGAAALELGIAFSDPIADGPVIQQATHDVLAAGFGVRDALALVADARRRDANIPIGLLVYHNVVAARGAETFFAEAKAVGVDGVLVADLPPEVATETAAAAKAAGIAPIFMVSPLTDAERLRRIGEVAEGFLYVVSRLGITGSETNFDNQLQSVLARARAAVNLPLCVGFGVSTPDAARRMIELGADGVVTGSRIIEIIQAAGDDFPAAVQQFCETMRQAIDAPTP; encoded by the coding sequence ATGAATCGTTATGACGTGCGCTTCGCCGGTCTCCGCGAAGCCAATCGCAAAGCGTTCATTCCCTTCACCGTGCTTGGTTTCCCCGACCGCGCGCGCTGCCTGACCAGCATCGAACGCATGCTCGCCGGCGGCGCTGCCGCGCTCGAACTGGGCATTGCCTTCAGTGATCCGATTGCCGATGGGCCGGTCATCCAGCAAGCCACCCACGATGTGCTGGCCGCCGGCTTTGGCGTCCGGGATGCGCTGGCGCTCGTTGCCGACGCGCGGCGACGGGACGCCAACATTCCGATTGGACTCCTGGTGTATCACAACGTCGTGGCGGCGCGCGGTGCCGAGACCTTCTTTGCCGAAGCCAAAGCCGTTGGCGTGGATGGCGTTCTGGTTGCCGACCTGCCGCCGGAAGTTGCGACTGAAACGGCGGCGGCCGCGAAGGCGGCCGGCATTGCCCCAATTTTCATGGTCTCGCCGCTCACCGATGCCGAACGACTGCGCCGCATCGGCGAAGTCGCCGAAGGGTTTCTCTACGTCGTCTCTCGTTTGGGCATTACGGGCAGCGAAACGAACTTCGACAACCAGCTTCAGTCAGTGCTGGCGCGGGCGCGGGCGGCCGTCAACCTGCCGCTGTGCGTCGGGTTTGGCGTTTCGACACCGGACGCTGCCCGACGCATGATCGAACTGGGCGCGGACGGCGTCGTGACCGGCTCCCGGATCATCGAAATCATCCAGGCTGCCGGTGATGACTTCCCGGCGGCCGTGCAGCAGTTTTGTGAAACCATGCGGCAGGCGATAGACGCGCCAACGCCCTAG
- the queC gene encoding 7-cyano-7-deazaguanine synthase QueC: MPTSASPRPAVVLLSGGLDSTTTLAIAQAEGFACHALSFDYGQRHRRELTAAQRVAAAFGVVRHLVVTFDLRAIGGSALTSDLPVPKDRLPEAMAAGVPVTYVPARNTIFLSFALAWAETLDATDIFLGVNVYDYSGYPDCRPAYLRAYEAMANLATRAGVEGGRSWTLHAPLIELTKAQIIRRGLALGVDYSLTHSCYDPTPDGLACGRCDSCVLRLKGFAEAGVPDPLRYASHPTA; this comes from the coding sequence ATGCCGACATCGGCTTCACCGCGTCCGGCGGTGGTTTTGCTCAGCGGCGGACTGGATTCGACCACCACCTTGGCGATTGCCCAGGCGGAAGGCTTCGCCTGTCACGCCTTGTCTTTTGACTACGGACAGCGGCATCGGCGCGAGCTGACGGCGGCGCAACGGGTGGCCGCGGCGTTTGGCGTCGTCCGGCACTTGGTTGTCACCTTCGATCTGCGCGCCATCGGCGGCTCGGCGCTCACCTCTGACCTGCCCGTGCCGAAGGACCGGCTGCCCGAAGCGATGGCGGCGGGCGTCCCGGTAACATACGTCCCGGCGCGCAACACGATTTTTCTCTCGTTCGCGCTGGCCTGGGCGGAAACCCTTGACGCGACCGACATTTTTCTCGGCGTGAACGTGTATGACTACTCCGGCTATCCCGACTGCCGGCCGGCGTACTTGCGCGCTTACGAAGCCATGGCCAACCTGGCCACGCGCGCCGGGGTGGAAGGTGGTCGGTCCTGGACACTCCATGCGCCCCTCATCGAACTGACCAAGGCCCAGATCATCCGGCGCGGACTGGCGCTTGGGGTGGATTACAGCCTGACGCATAGCTGCTACGATCCAACGCCGGACGGACTGGCCTGCGGCCGCTGTGATAGCTGTGTACTTCGCCTGAAAGGATTTGCCGAGGCTGGCGTCCCCGATCCCCTGCGCTATGCCTCGCACCCAACCGCCTGA
- a CDS encoding ABC1 kinase family protein: MSSPAKAARPLRLLGRTLIILLTFLPVLWLVTRRLLWATLGSAPPHLAALDARAARRLREACERLGVIFVKLGQLLGVRADFLPAPYVAQLARLQDSVTPVAFHQVKPTLEREFGLPLNLAFDAFDETPLATASIGQVHRARYAGRDVVVKFLRPDTRELLTLDLRLLRLWAGLGRRIDPRRQWKLIDDILDAIEAGFFEEANFAAERDHAERLREQLAGLPGVYVPYTVPARCTANVLTLEFCSGVRIANVEQIRAWGIDTDALLNRLVELYARMMLLDGYYHADPHPGNFLVQPDGTLVLLDFGLVRELSERTRRTLYDAARAALSGDIGRVVECLYASGMLPPDAPRAEAERFVAAFARLSVAFNHDTRGRVTALEDLLRGSPNLKFIIPPDLLYAFRLVQMLEGVASNFRPGWNVVADGGQGLTAAFAAFVLDGPPDGVASPFDRFVDTLRFGFGAAARTLADRLGILVRVLAR, encoded by the coding sequence ATGTCATCGCCTGCCAAAGCCGCGCGGCCGCTCCGCCTGCTGGGGCGCACGCTGATCATTTTACTCACGTTCCTGCCGGTTCTGTGGTTGGTGACGCGCCGGTTGCTCTGGGCGACATTGGGGTCCGCGCCGCCGCACCTGGCCGCCCTCGACGCCCGTGCCGCGCGGCGGCTGCGGGAAGCCTGCGAACGCCTGGGGGTCATTTTCGTCAAACTGGGCCAGCTTTTGGGTGTGCGGGCCGATTTTCTCCCGGCTCCCTACGTTGCCCAACTGGCACGGCTCCAGGATAGCGTCACGCCGGTTGCCTTTCACCAAGTCAAACCAACGCTCGAACGTGAGTTCGGTCTGCCGCTGAACCTCGCGTTTGACGCTTTCGATGAAACGCCCCTCGCCACGGCCAGCATTGGGCAGGTCCACCGCGCCCGGTACGCTGGGCGGGACGTCGTGGTCAAGTTCCTGCGTCCAGACACCCGCGAACTCCTTACGCTCGACCTACGTCTGCTGCGCCTGTGGGCCGGGCTGGGCCGGCGGATTGATCCCCGCCGCCAGTGGAAGCTGATTGATGACATTCTGGACGCCATCGAAGCCGGGTTTTTCGAGGAAGCCAACTTTGCCGCCGAGCGCGACCATGCCGAGCGGCTGCGCGAACAACTGGCGGGACTGCCGGGCGTGTACGTGCCCTACACCGTCCCGGCGCGCTGCACGGCCAATGTGCTGACGCTGGAGTTTTGCTCCGGCGTTCGCATTGCCAACGTGGAACAAATCCGCGCCTGGGGCATTGATACCGACGCCTTGCTCAATCGGCTGGTCGAACTCTATGCGCGGATGATGCTGCTCGATGGCTACTATCACGCCGATCCCCATCCCGGTAACTTCCTGGTGCAGCCCGATGGCACGCTGGTGTTGCTGGACTTCGGGCTCGTGCGCGAGTTGTCGGAACGGACCCGCCGCACGCTCTACGATGCCGCGCGCGCGGCCCTGAGCGGCGACATCGGACGTGTGGTCGAGTGCCTGTATGCGTCAGGGATGTTGCCTCCGGACGCCCCCCGCGCCGAAGCCGAGCGGTTCGTGGCCGCCTTTGCGCGGTTGAGCGTCGCGTTCAATCACGACACCCGCGGCCGGGTAACGGCGCTGGAAGACCTCCTGCGCGGTTCCCCAAATCTCAAGTTCATCATTCCGCCCGACTTGCTCTACGCCTTCCGGCTAGTGCAGATGCTCGAAGGCGTGGCGTCTAACTTCCGTCCTGGCTGGAACGTCGTCGCGGACGGCGGACAAGGGCTGACAGCCGCCTTTGCGGCCTTTGTGCTTGACGGCCCGCCGGACGGCGTGGCTTCGCCCTTCGACCGTTTCGTGGACACCCTGCGCTTTGGGTTTGGCGCGGCGGCGCGCACCCTGGCCGACCGCCTTGGCATTCTCGTTCGGGTGTTGGCCCGGTAA
- a CDS encoding META domain-containing protein, translating into MRLSDRAARYLSLLLFTAAMPAAVLGQPGSWLDRPLTNWNRPAGRPATLPEPPPVPDIAAPAICNEQLRKPMSTAERAILSRGWKLYGATQTFDRLQVVMATTGLDGMCRPLGYQAFIYWDGRYAGTLSPVAMNARADGALIDVHLVSATRIVAEFSRYAAGDAACCPSRTATVTYSLQPDASPTVQAESVTHRAACPRASEEPPVEPVNPAPEPPVGAPGDLTGKRWTLIEIEGESVNVDEPFIEFDVRTRRFTGSDGCNRFSGSYTVRGTSLTLGRPVGTKRACLDEAVRKLETRFNRALARVNQFEIQGSRLTLYDGRRRLMVLAVKGRD; encoded by the coding sequence ATGCGTCTGAGCGACCGGGCTGCGCGGTATTTGAGTTTGCTTCTGTTTACGGCGGCAATGCCGGCCGCCGTCCTTGGCCAGCCCGGAAGCTGGTTGGATCGTCCACTCACAAACTGGAACCGCCCCGCCGGTCGCCCGGCGACCCTGCCCGAACCGCCCCCTGTGCCGGACATCGCCGCTCCGGCGATCTGTAATGAGCAACTGCGCAAGCCCATGAGCACCGCCGAGCGGGCGATTCTGAGTCGTGGCTGGAAACTCTATGGCGCAACCCAGACCTTTGACCGGCTGCAAGTCGTCATGGCGACCACTGGCCTGGACGGCATGTGTCGTCCACTGGGCTACCAGGCATTTATCTATTGGGATGGGCGCTACGCCGGCACGCTTTCACCGGTCGCCATGAACGCCCGTGCCGATGGCGCGCTTATTGATGTGCATCTGGTTTCGGCAACCCGCATCGTTGCCGAGTTCAGTCGGTATGCGGCTGGGGATGCGGCCTGCTGCCCCTCGCGCACAGCCACCGTTACCTATAGCCTGCAACCTGATGCTTCACCGACCGTCCAGGCTGAATCCGTGACGCATCGCGCGGCTTGCCCACGCGCCTCAGAAGAACCACCCGTCGAGCCGGTCAATCCGGCTCCCGAACCGCCGGTGGGCGCGCCGGGCGACCTGACCGGCAAACGCTGGACGTTGATTGAAATCGAAGGCGAGTCGGTCAACGTTGACGAACCGTTCATCGAGTTCGATGTGAGGACTCGGCGCTTTACCGGTTCGGATGGCTGCAACCGTTTTTCGGGCAGCTATACCGTTCGTGGGACCAGTCTCACGCTGGGTCGGCCGGTCGGCACCAAGCGGGCGTGTCTCGACGAGGCGGTGCGCAAGCTGGAAACCCGCTTCAACCGGGCGCTCGCGCGCGTCAATCAGTTTGAGATTCAAGGCAGCCGACTAACGCTTTACGACGGCCGGCGGCGGCTGATGGTGCTGGCCGTCAAAGGAAGGGACTGA